The following is a genomic window from Aricia agestis chromosome 12, ilAriAges1.1, whole genome shotgun sequence.
tattaggcactttatcagaaagtggtgaaacaggccctaagacttagctataattccaCAGATTATTTCAATTTGTTACTAATTAAGTTTTGTGATATTGaaaagatgaaaataaaaccaatttttacataaagttgtactttattttatgtatagataatatgcACTGAATACTTTTTGGCtactaaaaataattgttattcttataataataataatagtacagATGTACTACcattaatgaaaataatgtttaacctttttctatattgttaaaattatattattatactaagtaATGAGAAAAGTGTCCTCGAATATCCTAGTAAGtactaactttatttttaaatttgaccaGATAATACATTTTTTGACTTCAACCAAATTCACAAAAATACAAGTCATAAAAAGgactaaattattatgtaattttttttttaatttgcttcATATTAAATGTTGTTCCAGCCAAACCTTAACCAGTTCTTCAGATTCGTAGCCATGAGAAGCTATTACATCCTTAAAACCTTCCTTATCATATTTCttcttgtaaaaataaaatctatttgAATGAACTGGTGTTACGCCGGCTTTCTTAGCTACAATACCTAAATAGATATCATCAAAGCGAAAATGTTTAACAAACAAGCTAGCAACATACATAATCTTCATGCAGCGGTTGGAGACCACATAAGCACCAGCGGTGACATAAGCTGGCCACTTGCTCCATCGATACTCATCTAATGAGACCCTCCATTTGCTCGAGCGGAACCTTTGTGGTGTAGACTTAAACATGTAACCTGCGTACAATATTTTCTCCTTATCACCATACCAGAAACTAGCTTCATCATGCTCATTAGTTGCAGATTGAGTTTCCTCGACATACTCCAAGAGATTCTTCACAGATATATACATATCATCATCTGTAAACAAGTAGTGGTCTGCTATTGAACAGTGTTCGTACAACCAGCGGAAGGACATCATAGTCTTTATTGTATTATTGAAATAGGCGTCGTGGAAATCCATCTGTATGATGTCCTTATACTGGGCCATTTCCTCATCGATCTTTTGTTGTGTCTGTGTTCTGTGACCTTCCGTACCCAGAAAGaacaaagtttttattattctccCTGGCATAAAATGCTCTTGACCGTAAGTCTTTCTTATAGCATCTCGCTGATCGAAGTGGTCCATGGCCGACTTCACAACAATGAATAGGTCCAGCTTTTCTAAAGTGGAACATTTTCCTGAGTTCGTTAGATATCTGTACGGATAGTAATTAACAGGAAGTACACTAGGTTTTTTACCTATCAAAACTTCTTTGACTATCGGTTTAATGTCTATATTTAGAGGATAATCAAACTCAGCTTCGAAGCTTTTTGTGTTCATATAGTCACTCACACCAAGAAAATAGTATATGTATACTAACAAACACGCACACACTAAATATTGTAAGCATTTTCGGCTCCTCATTATTGCTTCTTCTGAGATTCAATTCCGAGCAACGAATGTTGAGTTTTgacattctgaaaaatattttattggtatTAGATTTTAAAACTTTGAAGAAATCTTATTTAAAAGACAATTACCTATAGCATAAAATCTATACCAtctatacctattacctatagcataaaaatacttacaaatCTACAAGGAATTGTCAACAGTAGAGCTGATGGACACAGGCGGAAGGTAGTGGTTTCGGATCTGGTTGTGGAGGCGGGCCACCTCGCTGTCAACACTCTCCATTTCACGGACCAGCTGAGTAAACTGAACAATACCTACAAATAATACAAACAATAATCATTATTTGAGAGTTTTGTTTCTTACAAATTGTTCACTAGAtttgaaaaatgtatttatttttttatttatttatttatagcaggctacataggcccatacaatatataccttaatgactaacatacatataaattatatacacttaataactacactttattacgagttatcggcgacgtgacgcgcgcttcattccggagtcttccccggaaccttcggtagaccacatcagtcggccagaattcctccgcttcaaaggtcgacagaagatgcgtcggtactctcaccacaaaggaactgaagttgaccttgtggcgagactgcagacgttcgaccctcaagtggagggatgtcttcttactgatgtagttgacgacgtcctcgacctccatggaccagtgtaggcgagatatgtacaggggcgtcgcggggacctcgctccgcagacgcagcttaggtacatagggcgcggtgccgcgatggatgcgggcggcgggcttcttcttcctcctctccaccagtatgaagccctcctcatcgcaccccatgctctcgtccttgccaggtcgagaagacttggccttgcggctcttcgtagccttgcggctatCCGTAGACTTACGGCTCTCCGTGGACTTACGGCTCTCCGTGGACTTACGgctctccgaagccttacggctctcattcTCCCCATTTTTGTTCGCCCGCGGGGAAGGTGCGGgggaccagcaacagtcgcgtagttttgctgagtcgcctgtggactcagcgtcggcgcaaccgggaggggaacgCGGGCGagggcggcagcggcggtgttcgttgacccgtccgataaatatgctgacgggctaaacgtgatcgcCTGTGCGCCTCGGCGTCGAGTTACGTATGCAGCGTCAGGTGACCCACagaatgaattattacttttcaattGTGATAATTCACTACGTAGGTCACTGATGATAGATTCcgacgcctgcaatctaccccgaactcttcattcaggaacctgatgtccttcagtaggctgacgacgtcgacgtggtccagcgtgacgggcggcagcttaTGCAGCTGTTTAAccacaaaagccggtacctcatccggatccgtctgcttcagcagggagatgatgtcctgcacgatcctttcggttccgtctcttcgtcgcgacggcatgttcgcgttctggccgagcgtctcatacagcagctgcttcccttggcaaatctcctcgctggtgaaggaagacttgcagatctgcatgatgctgacctcatccatggtgtcgatggcgtgctggataaacgccagcaactcgttggccacgagcgccatggtcacgtgcagcggcaatgtgccgcgcgattcgcgaaatattaattaattaatattcgcaGCGTGTGTAACGTGGAGCGCGACCGTTCGCTAGCTCGATACATCACGCACGATCAATTTATGTATGTTTTGTATTGATAAGGACACACACACACTTTTAATAGTCCTTTTACTAGTTTATCctttaattgttaattaaactGTTACTATGTAAACTTATTTGAGGAAAATGTCCTGTTTTTCCACaggacagcggggctaaaatggtaacttttagcaattcctctcaatcaattcagcgacgatattacgagcaatatcgtcggtgattcatctaattttgtaaaatagcgTCCTACGTCAATggcaattcaattcattagcagattcataattgaaactgtattgccattctgaaaaacataaaaacgaacatgaccggttttttttctacatttatttatgattttatgaatgatccacgaaatatttgatataattgttatattttatgtattaaactgtacatttattgtttgtaatatatatgtatgtatttgttcattaaaacaacattttgtttttagttataaaataactaaaaaaa
Proteins encoded in this region:
- the LOC121732516 gene encoding beta-1,3-galactosyltransferase brn-like isoform X1, with the translated sequence MRSRKCLQYLVCACLLVYIYYFLGVSDYMNTKSFEAEFDYPLNIDIKPIVKEVLIGKKPSVLPVNYYPYRYLTNSGKCSTLEKLDLFIVVKSAMDHFDQRDAIRKTYGQEHFMPGRIIKTLFFLGTEGHRTQTQQKIDEEMAQYKDIIQMDFHDAYFNNTIKTMMSFRWLYEHCSIADHYLFTDDDMYISVKNLLEYVEETQSATNEHDEASFWYGDKEKILYAGYMFKSTPQRFRSSKWRVSLDEYRWSKWPAYVTAGAYVVSNRCMKIMYVASLFVKHFRFDDIYLGIVAKKAGVTPVHSNRFYFYKKKYDKEGFKDVIASHGYESEELVKVWLEQHLI